The Candidatus Tumulicola sp. genome has a window encoding:
- a CDS encoding NDP-sugar synthase, translating into MRGMILAGGLSTRLYPLTLNVPKPLVPVLDRPVVAHVLEYLRANGVDDIAINVHYFADAVRKYVGEGAKWNARITYLHETELMGSAGAVKQLAARFNQTFVVIGCDDVTTIDLAAAIAFHQRRGATATIVLAQAENVSQYGVVVTDSDGRIKSFQEKPVPGTELSNFVNTGVYIFEPSVLEHIPANTFYDFGKQVFPYLLKAEERFYGMRQEAYWCDVGTPSEYRRVHRDALTGVVKLAIADGAALRDGVLTGPGVTLDPSARIVGPSCIGSRCVIEAGALIEQSILWSGVRVGAGARIRDAIFGVNAVVAPGTVQNGGEYAVAGHITARDA; encoded by the coding sequence ATGCGCGGGATGATCCTAGCAGGCGGTCTTTCCACCCGCCTGTATCCGCTCACGCTGAACGTGCCCAAGCCGCTCGTGCCGGTGCTCGACCGGCCGGTCGTCGCCCACGTCCTCGAATACTTGCGCGCCAACGGCGTCGATGACATCGCCATCAACGTCCACTATTTCGCCGATGCGGTGCGCAAGTACGTCGGCGAGGGCGCGAAATGGAACGCGCGCATCACGTATCTGCACGAGACGGAACTCATGGGCAGCGCCGGCGCGGTCAAGCAGCTCGCGGCCCGGTTCAACCAGACCTTTGTCGTCATCGGCTGCGATGACGTCACCACCATCGATCTTGCGGCGGCCATCGCCTTCCACCAGCGACGCGGCGCCACCGCGACGATCGTGCTGGCGCAAGCGGAGAACGTCAGTCAGTACGGCGTGGTGGTGACGGATTCGGACGGGCGCATCAAGAGCTTCCAAGAGAAACCGGTGCCGGGGACGGAGCTGAGCAACTTCGTCAACACCGGCGTGTACATCTTCGAGCCCAGCGTCCTCGAGCACATCCCGGCCAACACGTTCTACGATTTCGGCAAGCAGGTCTTCCCCTATCTCTTGAAGGCCGAAGAGCGCTTCTACGGCATGCGCCAGGAGGCGTATTGGTGCGACGTCGGCACGCCGTCGGAATACCGGCGCGTGCATCGCGACGCGTTGACCGGCGTCGTGAAGCTGGCGATCGCCGACGGCGCAGCGCTGCGCGACGGCGTGCTGACCGGTCCGGGCGTCACGCTCGATCCCAGCGCTCGAATCGTTGGGCCGTCGTGCATCGGCAGCCGCTGCGTGATTGAAGCGGGCGCGCTCATCGAGCAGTCGATCCTGTGGAGCGGCGTACGCGTCGGCGCGGGCGCGCGCATCCGCGACGCGATCTTCGGCGTCAACGCCGTCGTAGCGCCCGGCACGGTCCAAAACGGCGGTGAATATGCCGTCGCGGGGCACATCACCGCGCGAGACGCCTAA
- a CDS encoding WecB/TagA/CpsF family glycosyltransferase codes for MASDAGRRTGALTAGTLAQNSVRILGCRVDRVDMAGAVEQIASFIEAGRFAQVVTLGAEMANLAYRDERYRDVINAADLVVPDTLGIVLASRWLGRPVPERVPGIDLLERLCAESVARGWRMFLLGGSDGVATQAGAALAGRHAGLQIAGAQHGYFPAEDGESVARRIRESGARLAFVGMGFPRQEYWISEHRNALGPVTCIGVGGAFDVVSGRMPRAPLAIRRAGLEWLYRLVREPRRFARQLALPVFAARALRQAFFERGHGER; via the coding sequence ATGGCTTCGGACGCTGGCCGCCGCACCGGCGCGTTGACCGCCGGCACACTCGCGCAGAACTCCGTCAGGATTCTCGGCTGCCGGGTCGATCGCGTCGACATGGCGGGAGCCGTCGAGCAAATCGCCTCCTTTATAGAGGCCGGGCGCTTCGCGCAGGTCGTGACGCTGGGCGCCGAAATGGCGAACCTGGCATACCGGGACGAGCGCTACCGAGACGTCATCAACGCTGCAGACCTGGTCGTGCCCGATACCCTTGGCATCGTGCTCGCATCGCGCTGGCTCGGGCGCCCGGTTCCGGAGCGCGTTCCCGGCATCGACCTCCTCGAGCGTTTGTGCGCGGAGAGCGTCGCGCGCGGCTGGCGGATGTTCTTGCTCGGCGGCTCCGATGGCGTAGCGACACAAGCCGGCGCCGCGCTCGCCGGCCGGCACGCCGGCCTGCAGATCGCAGGCGCGCAGCACGGCTACTTCCCGGCCGAGGACGGCGAGAGCGTGGCACGCCGCATTCGCGAGTCCGGCGCTCGTCTCGCGTTTGTCGGCATGGGATTCCCGCGTCAGGAATACTGGATCTCCGAGCACCGAAACGCGCTCGGCCCCGTGACGTGCATAGGAGTGGGCGGTGCGTTCGATGTCGTTTCCGGCCGCATGCCGCGCGCGCCGCTTGCGATCCGGCGGGCCGGCCTGGAGTGGCTGTATCGTTTGGTGCGCGAACCTCGCCGCTTCGCGCGGCAACTCGCGCTGCCGGTTTTCGCAGCGCGTGCGCTCAGACAGGCGTTCTTCGAGCGAGGCCATGGCGAGCGGTAG
- the dapA gene encoding 4-hydroxy-tetrahydrodipicolinate synthase, whose translation MSRFGPVVTAMITPMRDTGAVDYDEAGRLAAWLCERGTTGLVIAGTTGESPTLSDEEKLRLFVAVAQAVRGKAKVIANTGGNDTHHSVELSKKAEQCGVDALLLVGPYYNKPPQAGLIEHFTAIADAVKTPIAIYNIPGRTAVNILPDTIVSLSKHPLIVAVKESSGDLMQIAEIIARVAPDFDVYSGDDHLTLPIAAIGGRGIVSVISHVAGEDVRAMLDAFQAGDSGRAAALHAKLLPLCKALFAVTSPIPVKAAMRRFGFATGRCRPPLCPLNAEQERALDAAIAPWLRTLAAAPAR comes from the coding sequence ATGTCACGATTCGGGCCCGTCGTCACCGCGATGATCACCCCGATGCGCGACACCGGCGCTGTGGATTACGACGAAGCCGGGCGGCTTGCGGCGTGGCTGTGCGAGCGCGGTACGACGGGCTTGGTGATCGCGGGCACGACCGGCGAATCGCCGACGCTGAGCGATGAGGAGAAATTGCGCCTCTTCGTGGCCGTCGCTCAAGCGGTCCGCGGCAAAGCCAAAGTCATCGCCAACACCGGCGGCAACGACACGCACCACTCGGTCGAACTGAGCAAGAAGGCCGAGCAATGCGGCGTGGACGCGCTGTTGCTCGTCGGACCGTACTACAACAAGCCTCCCCAAGCCGGCTTGATCGAGCATTTCACGGCGATCGCAGATGCCGTAAAGACCCCGATCGCGATCTACAACATCCCCGGGCGCACCGCAGTCAACATCCTGCCGGACACGATCGTGAGTCTGTCTAAGCACCCGCTCATCGTCGCGGTCAAAGAATCCAGCGGCGACCTGATGCAGATCGCGGAGATCATCGCCCGGGTGGCGCCTGATTTCGACGTCTACTCCGGCGACGATCACCTGACGCTGCCGATCGCGGCGATCGGCGGACGCGGCATCGTGAGCGTCATCAGCCATGTCGCGGGTGAAGACGTCCGCGCCATGCTTGACGCGTTCCAAGCGGGCGACAGCGGCCGCGCCGCCGCGCTTCACGCGAAACTCCTGCCGCTATGCAAGGCGCTCTTTGCGGTGACCAGCCCGATCCCGGTGAAGGCGGCCATGCGGCGCTTCGGCTTCGCGACCGGACGCTGCCGTCCGCCGCTGTGTCCGCTGAACGCCGAGCAAGAGCGGGCGCTCGACGCAGCGATCGCGCCATGGCTTCGGACGCTGGCCGCCGCACCGGCGCGTTGA
- a CDS encoding aspartate kinase, which yields MSARASGAQQPRAAAREVVMKFGGSSLATPELRALAVKRVRDKLAAGARPVIVVSALGRAPAPYATDTLLDLAPGIKGGPNRDLLLSCGETISASIFAALLESEGIPARALTGAQAGIHTDANHGDARVVAVEPDNLRTLLDAGVTPVVAGFQGIAEDGSVTTIGRGGSDLTAVVLARALGNVQCEILTDVDGVMSADPKRVPAAHTVEELTFEELDELAGLGASVMHDKAAQVARDGRTPYSIRSLRTGVGTGVGAERTLASDHPVTGIATMLGYTFLHVVPEAAAMPGGWETEIFRVMAESGVNLDCINVNAAGVFFIVRDDELELARKLLDALPVAARATRDCAKISIVGSGMRGTPGVMYKVVKALVSNGVPIIHSTDSNITISILVPGAVAAAAEQSLHDYFGLGKDA from the coding sequence GTGAGCGCGCGCGCAAGCGGAGCGCAACAGCCGCGGGCCGCGGCGCGCGAAGTCGTCATGAAGTTCGGCGGCTCATCGCTTGCCACGCCGGAACTGAGAGCTCTTGCCGTCAAGCGCGTGCGCGATAAGCTTGCAGCGGGTGCGCGGCCGGTCATCGTCGTCTCAGCGCTGGGGCGAGCCCCCGCGCCGTATGCCACCGATACGCTGTTAGACCTCGCCCCCGGCATCAAAGGCGGTCCCAATCGGGATCTTCTGCTTTCGTGCGGCGAGACGATTTCGGCGAGCATCTTTGCCGCGCTGCTGGAAAGCGAAGGCATCCCTGCTCGTGCGCTGACCGGCGCTCAAGCGGGCATCCACACCGACGCGAACCACGGCGATGCTCGGGTCGTTGCGGTCGAGCCCGACAACCTCCGCACGCTGCTCGACGCGGGCGTCACGCCGGTCGTGGCCGGCTTCCAAGGGATCGCGGAGGACGGCAGCGTCACCACGATAGGACGAGGCGGCAGCGACCTCACGGCGGTCGTGCTTGCGCGCGCGCTCGGCAATGTGCAATGCGAGATCCTCACCGACGTCGACGGCGTGATGAGCGCCGATCCCAAGCGTGTGCCCGCCGCGCACACAGTCGAGGAACTCACGTTTGAAGAGCTGGACGAACTCGCGGGCCTCGGCGCCAGCGTCATGCACGACAAAGCTGCGCAGGTCGCGCGCGACGGGCGGACGCCATACTCTATCCGCAGTCTGCGGACCGGCGTCGGCACCGGCGTCGGGGCCGAGCGCACGCTCGCGTCGGATCATCCGGTGACGGGCATCGCGACGATGCTCGGGTACACCTTTCTGCACGTCGTGCCCGAAGCAGCCGCCATGCCGGGTGGTTGGGAGACCGAGATCTTTCGCGTGATGGCGGAATCGGGCGTGAACCTCGATTGCATCAACGTCAATGCGGCCGGCGTGTTCTTCATCGTGCGAGACGACGAGCTTGAACTGGCGCGCAAGCTGCTCGACGCGCTGCCCGTCGCAGCCCGTGCCACGCGCGACTGTGCGAAGATATCCATCGTCGGCTCCGGCATGCGCGGCACTCCGGGCGTCATGTACAAAGTCGTCAAGGCGCTCGTGTCCAACGGGGTTCCGATCATCCACAGCACCGATTCGAACATCACGATCTCGATATTGGTGCCGGGCGCCGTGGCGGCCGCGGCGGAGCAATCCTTGCACGACTACTTCGGCCTAGGGAAGGACGCGTAA
- a CDS encoding aspartate-semialdehyde dehydrogenase, with product MNAGPRPQNVAIVGATGLVGETLLRILDERRFPVAALRCYATARSAGATVRACGVDATVERLEDVSEPFSGVDVAFFAGGDAVSRRYARGAAAAGALVVDKSTVYRLDPSVPLVVPEVNAGSIGAHQLIANPNCSTIPLAVALAPIERAFGLSWVSVSTYQSVSGAGKDAVEELAAQSAGSSVRAALPRRIAGNVVPEVGPFGDDGYVEEEQKIAAELQKILALPELRVSATTVRVPVVVGHSESVSFAPKKPAPIDEIRALLKSATGVRFLEGNAYATPLEAAGSDEVFVGRLRADHAHPGAYLCWIVCDNLRKGAATNAVQIVEAALRERARVPA from the coding sequence GTGAACGCGGGCCCGCGGCCGCAAAACGTCGCCATCGTCGGCGCGACCGGATTGGTCGGCGAGACGCTGCTGCGCATTTTGGACGAACGGCGCTTTCCGGTCGCGGCGCTGCGCTGCTACGCCACCGCGCGCTCGGCAGGCGCAACCGTGCGGGCGTGCGGCGTGGACGCGACGGTCGAGCGGCTCGAGGACGTGAGCGAGCCTTTTAGCGGCGTCGACGTCGCATTTTTTGCGGGTGGCGACGCGGTGAGCCGGCGCTACGCGCGCGGCGCCGCCGCAGCCGGCGCGCTGGTGGTGGACAAATCAACCGTTTATCGGCTCGATCCGTCCGTTCCCTTGGTCGTGCCCGAAGTCAACGCGGGCAGCATCGGAGCTCATCAGCTGATCGCGAATCCCAACTGTTCCACCATCCCGCTCGCCGTCGCGCTCGCGCCGATCGAGCGCGCTTTCGGCCTGTCGTGGGTGAGCGTCTCGACCTACCAAAGCGTCTCGGGTGCGGGAAAGGACGCCGTGGAAGAACTCGCGGCGCAGAGCGCCGGCAGCAGCGTGCGCGCCGCGCTGCCTCGCCGCATCGCGGGCAACGTCGTGCCGGAGGTCGGCCCGTTCGGCGACGACGGATATGTTGAAGAAGAGCAAAAGATCGCCGCCGAGCTGCAGAAGATCCTTGCACTGCCCGAGCTGCGCGTCTCGGCCACCACCGTGCGCGTGCCGGTCGTGGTCGGTCACAGCGAAAGCGTCTCGTTCGCCCCGAAGAAGCCGGCTCCGATCGATGAGATTCGCGCCCTGTTGAAGAGCGCGACCGGCGTGCGCTTCCTCGAGGGCAACGCATACGCGACGCCGCTCGAAGCCGCCGGCAGCGACGAGGTTTTCGTCGGGCGCCTACGCGCCGACCACGCGCACCCCGGAGCGTACTTGTGCTGGATCGTCTGCGACAACTTGCGCAAGGGCGCGGCGACCAATGCCGTGCAGATCGTCGAGGCGGCGCTGCGCGAGCGAGCAAGAGTGCCGGCGTGA
- the dapB gene encoding 4-hydroxy-tetrahydrodipicolinate reductase translates to MMIRVGVAGAHGKMGLATVAALRAADDLEYAGGLVKPGTAQGADEFDAFVDLVQRAKPDVLVDFTVFPFSKELALAAIGRCVRPVIGTSGYSSDDIVELRAACERSRIGAVFAPNFALGAVLMMKFAAEASRYYKAVEIIEMHESGKNDAPSGTAMATARRLAKTGAFDRAQTKLTRAEGARGAALDNVGVHSLRLPGVVAHQEVLFGGVGETLSIRHDSFSRESFMPGVLRAVRAAPGLDRFVEGLEELL, encoded by the coding sequence ATGATGATTCGCGTCGGAGTTGCGGGAGCGCACGGCAAGATGGGGCTTGCGACCGTGGCAGCGCTGCGCGCAGCCGATGACCTCGAATATGCCGGCGGGCTCGTGAAGCCGGGCACCGCACAGGGCGCCGACGAGTTCGACGCCTTCGTCGATTTGGTGCAGCGGGCCAAGCCCGACGTGCTGGTCGACTTCACCGTGTTTCCCTTTTCCAAAGAATTAGCGCTCGCGGCGATCGGGCGCTGCGTGCGGCCGGTCATCGGCACCTCGGGCTACTCTAGTGACGACATCGTGGAACTGCGCGCGGCGTGCGAACGATCTCGCATCGGCGCCGTGTTCGCGCCGAACTTCGCGCTCGGCGCCGTGCTGATGATGAAGTTCGCAGCCGAGGCGAGCCGCTACTACAAAGCGGTTGAGATCATCGAAATGCACGAGTCGGGAAAAAACGATGCGCCGTCAGGCACCGCGATGGCGACGGCGCGACGACTGGCAAAGACCGGCGCTTTCGATCGCGCGCAGACCAAACTCACCCGCGCAGAGGGCGCGCGCGGCGCCGCGCTGGACAACGTCGGGGTGCACAGCCTGCGCTTGCCCGGCGTGGTAGCGCATCAAGAAGTGCTTTTCGGCGGTGTTGGGGAAACGCTCTCCATCCGCCACGACTCGTTCTCGCGCGAGTCGTTCATGCCCGGCGTGCTCCGGGCGGTGCGCGCAGCGCCGGGATTAGACCGCTTCGTGGAAGGTCTGGAAGAGTTGTTGTGA
- a CDS encoding UvrD-helicase domain-containing protein, whose product MDPLELLNEEQRAAASHTDGAVLIFAGAGSGKTRVLTHRIAHLLAGDKAPAHRILAVTFTNKAAGELKRRLHALVGPQAHGLWVGTFHSIGVRILRRDGKTVGVAPNFVIYDEADQRSLLKEVLRDLNLDERHYAPGAVLAQISRAKERLIDPAAFADSADGQLSPNVAALYSEYQRRLNLSNALDFDDLIMRTIALLRSGRSEAKQWSERFAYILVDEYQDVNEAQYRMVRGLSAGSGNICVVGDDDQSIYAFRGADHRIILRFERDFANAATYRLERNYRSTSPVLSAANALVAHNTQRHHKKLWTSRESGKPVRVYAASTDRDEARFVVETIREGVIGDGRSLGDHVVLYRTNAQSRAFEEAMLVAGMPYRVVGGVGFYARAEVKDALAYLRYLLNRDDGVSLRRIINAPKRGIGPTTLNSIADEGARRGLTFATALADQDVVGAVAPKKVKDIASFMRDIEAFATIANDQGPAAALLSIIEDTGYARELREEDTPESRARLENLEELIGVARDYAEREGPDLAGFLSNISLVSDLDAMKEGESAVTLMTLHMAKGLEFPVVFLCGLEEGIFPHNRALVDPHEIEEERRLCYVGVTRAIDELYLTYAKRRTTFGSAYLHPPSRFLEEMTGLEFLNAPAMPSIGLGGTWEDVAVPAPIEREIELVAGDAVSHPKFGSGVVLEVRGAGGDAFVTVDFGAVGRKSIMLNYARLEKVQI is encoded by the coding sequence ATGGATCCGCTTGAACTCCTGAACGAAGAGCAGCGCGCGGCGGCGTCCCACACGGACGGCGCCGTCCTTATTTTTGCGGGCGCGGGCAGCGGCAAGACGCGCGTCTTGACGCATCGCATCGCGCACCTGCTCGCGGGCGACAAGGCGCCCGCGCATCGCATCCTCGCGGTCACGTTCACGAACAAGGCGGCCGGCGAGCTCAAGAGGAGGCTGCATGCGCTCGTCGGACCACAAGCGCACGGTTTGTGGGTCGGAACGTTTCACTCCATCGGCGTGCGCATTCTTCGCCGCGACGGCAAGACGGTCGGCGTCGCTCCGAATTTCGTCATCTACGACGAAGCCGACCAACGCAGTCTTCTAAAGGAAGTATTGCGCGACCTCAACCTCGACGAACGGCATTATGCGCCTGGCGCGGTGCTGGCCCAGATCAGCCGGGCAAAAGAGCGGCTGATCGATCCGGCGGCGTTCGCGGACTCCGCCGACGGTCAACTCTCGCCCAACGTGGCAGCGCTGTATTCGGAGTATCAGCGACGTCTCAATCTGTCCAACGCGCTGGATTTCGACGACCTCATCATGCGCACGATCGCGCTGCTGCGCTCCGGCAGGAGCGAGGCCAAACAATGGTCCGAGCGCTTCGCGTACATCCTCGTGGACGAGTACCAGGACGTCAACGAAGCGCAATATCGAATGGTGCGCGGTCTGTCCGCTGGATCCGGCAACATCTGCGTCGTGGGCGACGACGATCAGTCGATCTACGCCTTTCGCGGGGCGGATCATCGCATTATCCTGCGCTTCGAGCGCGACTTCGCCAACGCCGCCACCTATCGGCTCGAGCGCAACTACCGCTCGACCTCGCCCGTGCTGTCGGCGGCCAACGCGCTCGTCGCCCACAACACCCAACGCCATCACAAGAAGTTGTGGACGTCGCGCGAGAGTGGCAAGCCCGTGCGCGTCTACGCCGCATCGACTGACCGTGACGAGGCGCGTTTCGTGGTGGAGACCATCCGCGAAGGCGTCATCGGCGACGGGCGCAGTTTGGGCGATCACGTGGTGCTGTACCGCACGAACGCGCAATCGCGTGCTTTTGAAGAGGCGATGCTCGTGGCCGGCATGCCGTACCGCGTGGTCGGCGGGGTCGGTTTCTACGCCAGGGCCGAAGTCAAAGACGCGCTGGCCTACCTGCGTTACTTGCTCAATCGCGACGATGGCGTGAGCCTGCGCCGCATCATCAATGCGCCGAAGCGCGGCATCGGGCCGACCACGCTGAACTCGATCGCCGACGAGGGCGCGCGCCGAGGACTGACGTTCGCAACGGCGCTCGCGGATCAAGACGTGGTGGGTGCGGTAGCACCGAAGAAGGTCAAGGATATCGCGTCGTTCATGCGCGACATCGAGGCCTTTGCGACGATCGCCAACGATCAGGGGCCGGCAGCCGCGCTGCTGTCGATCATCGAGGACACGGGGTACGCGCGCGAGCTGCGCGAGGAGGACACGCCCGAATCGCGCGCCCGCCTCGAGAACCTTGAGGAACTGATCGGCGTGGCGCGCGACTACGCCGAACGCGAGGGGCCCGACCTTGCCGGCTTCTTGTCGAACATCTCGCTCGTGTCGGACCTCGACGCGATGAAGGAAGGCGAGTCAGCCGTCACGCTCATGACGCTGCACATGGCCAAAGGCCTGGAGTTTCCCGTCGTCTTCCTGTGCGGACTTGAAGAAGGCATTTTTCCGCACAACCGCGCGCTGGTGGACCCGCACGAGATCGAAGAGGAGCGCCGCCTATGCTACGTCGGGGTGACGCGCGCCATCGATGAATTGTATCTCACGTACGCCAAACGCCGCACGACGTTCGGCAGCGCCTATCTCCATCCGCCATCTCGCTTTCTCGAGGAGATGACAGGCTTGGAGTTTCTCAACGCGCCGGCGATGCCTAGCATCGGACTCGGCGGGACCTGGGAGGACGTCGCCGTTCCGGCTCCGATCGAGCGCGAGATCGAGCTGGTCGCGGGCGACGCGGTCAGTCATCCGAAATTCGGCAGCGGCGTGGTTTTGGAAGTGCGCGGCGCGGGTGGGGACGCGTTCGTGACGGTCGACTTCGGAGCGGTCGGCCGCAAGAGCATCATGCTCAACTACGCGAGATTGGAAAAGGTCCAAATTTAG
- a CDS encoding glycosyltransferase, whose translation MLTRTLPPLLISAPWRARPKAALWVGSYPPRECGIATFTEDIRGAYDALTKESSDVIAVTDADKSYAYPACVIGEIGRDHFASYAAAARLANAHRADVINLQHEYGLFGGERGNMLLEFMSRVRKPIVTTLHTILPNPEPSLRHVTREICNRSDAVIVLAEAGRRLLDQHYGIDPRRVHIVLHGVPDVPLRVSRHFKRPLGLRGKTVLSTFGLLSRGKGIEYVIDALPSIFRRNPDAVYLLLGETHPGVRRHEGEAYRESLWQRVCELGMQDRVFFDDHYMSDEEVVTHLLATDVYVSPSLDPHQIVSGTLSYAVACGRAVVASASAYARELLGAGRGIVVPFRDAAAVASAVNSILGDRHLRTSIELSAYRFGRQMIWPRVARAYEDAFAGAIRQQVVVREAARMPAGAGLLREALPGPRPRVTAAD comes from the coding sequence ATGCTAACGCGTACGTTGCCTCCGCTTCTCATTTCTGCTCCCTGGCGCGCCCGCCCGAAGGCTGCGCTTTGGGTAGGCTCGTACCCGCCGCGCGAGTGCGGCATCGCGACGTTCACTGAAGATATCCGCGGCGCGTACGATGCGCTGACCAAGGAGTCGAGCGACGTCATCGCCGTGACCGATGCCGACAAGTCCTATGCCTATCCCGCATGCGTGATCGGCGAGATCGGGCGCGATCACTTCGCTTCGTACGCCGCTGCGGCACGGCTGGCGAACGCGCACCGCGCAGATGTCATCAACCTGCAGCACGAATACGGCCTCTTCGGCGGCGAGCGGGGCAACATGCTCCTCGAGTTCATGAGTCGCGTCCGCAAGCCGATCGTGACGACGCTGCACACCATCCTCCCGAACCCGGAGCCCAGCCTTCGCCACGTCACGCGCGAGATATGCAACCGCAGTGACGCCGTCATCGTGCTCGCCGAGGCCGGCCGGCGCTTGCTGGACCAGCACTACGGCATCGATCCTCGTCGCGTGCACATCGTGCTCCACGGCGTTCCCGACGTGCCGCTGCGCGTGAGCCGCCATTTCAAGCGCCCGCTGGGCCTGCGCGGCAAGACCGTGCTCTCGACCTTTGGTCTGCTCAGCCGCGGCAAGGGCATCGAATACGTCATCGACGCGCTGCCTTCGATCTTCCGGCGGAATCCGGACGCGGTCTACCTGCTGCTCGGTGAGACGCATCCTGGCGTGCGCCGGCACGAGGGCGAAGCCTACCGCGAATCGCTGTGGCAACGCGTGTGCGAACTTGGCATGCAAGATCGCGTGTTCTTCGACGACCACTACATGTCCGACGAAGAAGTCGTCACGCACTTGCTGGCGACCGACGTCTACGTCTCGCCATCCCTCGACCCGCACCAAATCGTCAGCGGCACGCTCTCCTACGCCGTAGCGTGCGGCAGAGCGGTCGTCGCAAGCGCCAGCGCCTATGCGCGCGAACTGCTGGGCGCGGGTCGCGGCATCGTCGTGCCGTTCCGCGACGCTGCAGCCGTCGCTTCTGCGGTCAACTCCATCTTGGGCGATCGGCATCTGCGCACGTCCATAGAGCTCTCCGCCTATCGCTTCGGCCGCCAGATGATCTGGCCGCGCGTCGCCCGCGCATATGAAGACGCGTTCGCTGGGGCGATCCGCCAACAGGTCGTGGTGCGCGAAGCCGCGCGGATGCCTGCTGGTGCGGGGCTGCTGCGTGAAGCCCTTCCGGGCCCGCGACCGCGAGTGACGGCGGCCGATTGA
- a CDS encoding NDP-sugar synthase, producing the protein MQAVILVGGEGTRLRPLTYALPKPMVPLLGRPFIGWIIERFRTAGVDEAILSCGYLPAAIQAHFGDGRAYGVRLKYVHEVEPLGTAGAIKNAVDHIDGTIFACNGDVLTSLDLVALLQDHRRQGAIATIHTRPVEDPSQFGVVETDAVGRVLRFVEKPKPGESSARDINAGTYVLEPAALEAIPAGRPVSIERETFPQLIEKTGAVFARCTEDYWIDVGRPDTYRQAHHDILDGRFAAPIGVEIAPSVWSADGAPLPLGVEVRGPVYVGAGVELEPGASLEPYAVCYDGCSIGRDAIVADSILWPGCSVGQGACVRGAILGIDVAVDREAVVPPGAVLASGESITRSR; encoded by the coding sequence GTGCAAGCAGTCATCTTAGTCGGCGGCGAGGGCACGCGCCTGAGGCCGCTCACCTATGCGTTGCCCAAACCGATGGTGCCGCTCCTCGGGCGGCCCTTCATCGGCTGGATCATCGAGCGCTTTCGCACGGCCGGCGTCGACGAGGCCATCCTCTCGTGCGGCTACCTGCCGGCGGCGATCCAAGCGCATTTCGGTGACGGGCGCGCGTACGGCGTGCGCCTCAAATACGTGCACGAAGTCGAACCGCTGGGCACGGCCGGAGCCATCAAGAACGCGGTCGATCATATCGATGGCACCATTTTCGCCTGCAACGGCGATGTGCTGACCAGCCTCGATCTCGTCGCGCTGCTTCAGGATCATCGCCGACAGGGCGCCATCGCCACGATTCATACGCGCCCTGTCGAAGACCCAAGCCAGTTCGGCGTCGTCGAAACGGACGCCGTTGGGCGCGTGTTGCGCTTCGTGGAGAAGCCGAAGCCGGGCGAGAGCAGCGCGCGCGACATCAACGCTGGGACCTACGTGCTCGAACCGGCGGCGCTCGAGGCGATACCGGCAGGCCGTCCGGTCTCGATCGAGCGTGAGACCTTTCCCCAACTCATCGAAAAGACCGGCGCGGTCTTCGCGCGCTGCACCGAAGATTATTGGATCGACGTAGGCCGCCCCGACACGTATCGGCAAGCCCACCATGATATTCTCGACGGCCGATTTGCCGCTCCAATCGGCGTCGAAATCGCACCAAGCGTGTGGTCGGCTGATGGCGCGCCGCTGCCACTTGGAGTCGAGGTGCGCGGACCGGTGTATGTCGGCGCGGGCGTGGAACTCGAACCAGGTGCCAGCCTCGAACCCTATGCCGTGTGCTACGACGGCTGCAGCATCGGGCGCGATGCGATCGTCGCTGACAGCATTCTGTGGCCCGGTTGCTCGGTGGGCCAAGGAGCTTGCGTTCGAGGCGCGATTTTGGGGATCGACGTCGCAGTGGATCGCGAGGCCGTTGTTCCGCCCGGCGCGGTGCTCGCCAGCGGCGAAAGTATCACCAGGTCCCGCTAG
- a CDS encoding DUF1801 domain-containing protein, which produces MKKTNSAYRKDVDKYIAGVPEPARSTLKKVRAAIRSAVPPEATEAISYQIPTFRYKGSLVAFAAFSKHCSFFPMSMAVMRKFKNDLKKLDTSKGTIRFLLDKPLSAGLVKKLVKARIAENERRKQR; this is translated from the coding sequence ATGAAAAAAACGAATTCCGCTTATCGCAAGGACGTGGACAAATACATCGCGGGGGTCCCGGAGCCTGCGCGCAGCACACTGAAAAAAGTGCGCGCGGCGATTCGTTCAGCTGTGCCGCCGGAGGCGACCGAGGCCATCAGCTATCAGATCCCCACCTTCAGGTACAAAGGCTCGCTGGTCGCATTCGCCGCGTTTTCGAAGCACTGCAGTTTTTTTCCCATGAGCATGGCAGTGATGAGGAAGTTCAAGAACGACCTAAAGAAGCTTGACACGTCTAAAGGTACCATCCGCTTCCTTCTGGACAAGCCTCTGTCTGCCGGCCTCGTGAAGAAATTGGTGAAGGCGCGGATAGCGGAGAACGAACGCAGGAAACAGCGCTGA